The region ACAGTTGAGGACAGACAGATGCATATGCACAGTTAACATGGACTGCTCAGCAGGAGAAAGAAACCCAACTCAATGCTTGCTTCCAAAAACAGAAGTAGATATAGCAGAAAGAGTGAGCCTTCACCCCAGTCCGGCCTGGCCACCGAGGTCATGGTGCAAGGGAAAATGATTTGATGACATGAGAACAGAAGACAGGGTGACGGAGCGGCGGGGAGCTCTCATGGCTCTATTAGCATTTATATTAGAAGGAGCAGGGAGTCAGGTCCACAGTGGGACGTAATGACAGGCTCCTCAGCCATAACGAGAGAGAAATTCATTTGGAATTCACTGTATGTTTGCCGAGAACGCAGCAGCTGCTGTCAGGAGAGAGCGAAGTACTGATAAAGTTGTTTAAGGTTACTGCAGTACTGATCAATGAAATCTGCTCATGGTTATACTGAAGACAGGAAAATACGGTCTCAGTCCTGCTAGACCTAATACCTACAGCACATCTGCCATAATACTTTCTTTGAACTGAGAATAGACAGGCCACATAATATGGGATGATATTAAAACTACTCTTATGCCCCCTTGAGGTCAGTGACAGAACTTCACAgtttaattcacacaaaaatacaaGCTGTCTTATAGAGGGAAAaggcagaacaaaacaaaatatttgcatTATAGGATATGAATGATAAGATTATAGAATACATAATAAAGAAACAGCTAGTGAGAGAAAAGCAACATTGACCCTGACTGACCTTTAAAGAAACTCTCATAAGAATGAATAGTTCAGTGAAACTTTCATCGCTAGTATTAAAACCTGAATCAACATGTAAATTAACAATAAGCTACAGATTCTTTTAAAACTCTTTTAAAAAAgtcatattaatacattttatgtattacCCACAATTTCTTTGTAacttataaaatgtatgtatgatatatttaaagagatagttcacactaaaatgaaaatatctgtcaataattactcaccctcatgttgttccaaacccgtaagaccttcattgatcttcagaacaaaaaatatcctaatttgtgtttcaaagatgaacgaaggtcttaagggtttggaacgacattgagaactatacctttaactaCAATATATtcccataaaaacaaaacaccaaacagtGGACGTACAATGTTCAAAATTGTGCATTACTGTGGTTTAAATGATGATAATACAGTAACTGCAGAGAAACTTTTTAAGCCTCGGCCTGCTGCTGTGCTGAACAGCCTGGTTTATATAATGTGTGCTGCTCGAGGTGATTCAGAGCAGGATGTGCTGGCGTGATGAACGTGTGGCCATGCGGCAGGTTACAAACGGACGGGCGAACGAACCCCAGAGAGTCCTGACCCACTTGGGAGGACATGATGGAGATGTCTGTCCTACTTTGGAATACTAATCTCTACCTGCTCCGTTATCAGGACATTAAGAGCTACATTTATCAGAAAAACCCCTGAATGCTTGTGTAAAGAGCACTCATAAACAATGAACGGGgaaacatatataaaacacatataaagtGCTAAATTTGGATTTAACGATAATGAGATGGTCATCAGTGAGACGATAAAAGCGCAAACATACTTCAGCACGGTCCGAGACAGTAACCATGACAACAAGTCCATGGCAGGTGACAGACAGGACAGCGGCGTGTAATTGGCTGACACACTGCACCCACAGAATATGACTGGCTGACACAGAGCGCCTATAGGGTGCCATTCACCTGAGATTAGCAGCCAGACCAGAGATGCAGTGAGCCATCTCTCCGTTCTGTTTGTCGGAGCCCCACATGCTGTAAACAAATGAGAGAgagcacacaaaacacacacacagcaggttaGACCTGCTCCAGAAATCAGCAAATTTGTACTCCGCATTAACAAAAGTGCCACCTCCCTCTGAGCGAACAGTCACGCTAATGAGAGCGTAGCACAGCACTAACCCCGCTGTTAGCAGGCATTAAAGCCAGACTAGAAGACCTCCATGTTTGCCCCCCATGGGGAGCAATTGGGAGGAGAGAACCgggaagaaaaagaggaaatcGTCTGTGTGGGAGACTGAAAGACGTTATTTAGGTCAGTCTCTGAGGGAGAATATGCAGACTTTAGGTTGTGCGATCATTGTCATTACTTCTTGTTCATGTAATCGCTAATATGAGAACACGGCCCGCTGaataaaactgagaaaaaaaaaaaaaacagcaaaaaatctCACCAAAGTACATGTATGTGTCGTGCTAATAATGTAGCATACATCTGCCCTTGACCTGAGCCCCAGGATATTATGTGATGCATAAAGAGAAAATAGGTAGCGCAGGCTTTCAGCTGTTCTGCCCTGTACATTAAAATCACATCATATTCAGGGCGTCTAGATGCCCAGTTTTGAGTCACAGAGTAGTTGGGATGTTCCCTCCATAGCTGATGAAGCAGAGAGACACAAAATGCAACTAGATTAAAGTCTTACAGTTATGTGTGGTGGGAAAATTGCAGATTAATAATGTAACAACGTATGAGTGTCTTATTCAGAGAATAACATCCAAAAATGTTGCCTAGTAAAGACACTAGTTAGTGCTAATGCAccttctaaaaaataaatgtcagctCAATGTTAAACGGTAACACTTCGGTGCAATCAGCTATCTTGAACTGACAATGAACAATTTTTTACAGCATTATCTAGGTTGATAatttataggaatagttcacccaaacattttaattctgtcattatttactccccctcatgtcgttccaaagagtgaaactgttgaataaagtcgttatttttgttttctttgagcacaaaaattattctcgtagcttcataaaattaaggttgacaCCACTACGTgtaacatggactattttaatgatgaatgtgtcagttgccttataaagggtcagaaagctcttggattcaaaatatcttaatttgtgttcccaagatgaacaaagatcttacgagtttggaactacatgagggtgagtaattcatgacagaattttagggggactatctctttaaatttaaatatctcttaattttttatatttatacctcTTGAAGTGTTCAAACTTAATTTCATcatacattcaattatttattattttctgtgaaCAAAACTTTTGGGGGCGGtaagatttaaatgtttttgaaagaagtcaaaaAAGTGCattctttatattgtaaaataataataatactgtgaaatataattgcaacttaaaataatggttttctatttaatatattctaaaatgtaacttatgatccttcagaaatcatttagcTAATGTGACgcttaaaacatttcttattattaatattaataacaatggctttatatttttgtggaatactTTCAGGATTTTTGATAAATACAACAACATTTATATCTttcgtaaaataaaaatatctttactgtgatcaatttaatgcatccttgtcgAATAATAgatataaatcttactgaccccaaacttcttaagtgtattttaattattatttcacattatcgattttattaaatatattaaactaattATAAGTGGTTGCCCACTAACATTTACAATATCGAGCTAGATGTAGGTAGATAAAGGTAGACTCAGACTAAAGAGGCGTATATCAGAGAAACACTCATCTCTACACTGTAGACAGGAAGTAGATGTGGTGCATGCGGGCTCACACTATGGACATGTGGTTAGTGAAGAACCAGGTGCATGTATGAGTAGGTGCGAGTAAGAGACAGAGAGTCTGTAAAAGGCAAATGACGTACACAAGGTTACTGAGGGACGCCAGAGttagctgctgctgctgctgctgctgttgctgctgctgctgggatAGTGAtggctgctgctgttgttgttgggATATAGatggctgctgctgctgttgccaAGTGGTCATGTTGCCTGGCAACAGTGCACCCGACGGTGTGAAGGCCTGGAGGACTGTGAGATCTGCACTTGTTAGCTGGTACTCTGCATGAAAATAAAGATGTACATTTAATGCGTATTCATTTACAGAGTTTGCAAAAAAACACAGTTCTGATTCTTATAGTGTTGCTCATGTGTGCAGGCCTGGGGAGTGACGGATGTCTTGGCTTCTCGCTATGATGTCACTCTCACCTGTGTTGTAGGCGGTTGGCATGGAGAACGGAGTCAGGAGGCTCGGCGTTGCCACGGAAACCACTGGTGTGGTAAGAGGCTGGGTCACTTGAGAGGCTCCTAACCGCTGAGCGTTCTGGAAAGACAGgatagaaaaagagagagataacaTGAGATGAGTGAGAAGTATATGCACTCACTTTCCAGGAAAGAATGGTCAGAAACGTCTCTGAAATGacttgtatatgtatgtgtatgaacTAGGGGTGTCACGGTCCATAAACAACGTGCTTCGGTTTTGACATAATGTTTAGGGGTATGGCGTCAGGTAAAActaaactctttttttatttttaagaaatggtGGTTTATCTTAACTTATGCTCTAAACCACAGAAAGCCCTTTTACATTAGCCTACTACAAGGCTAcagttaacaacaaaaaaaagcatgtaagctgcacataatgcagtttttaaattaacttctaaATCATACCATTTCTATTTGTTGCTGAAATATATTCATGTACATAGTGGCTGTCATAACTTGTTTCataatagatttatttaaagatgcatCAAATAATTAAGACGTCACTAAcagataaagtaaaatataatgagtATACGTTccaatatttagcaaaatgctctTCTCAAGATTTCTCTAGCGAACTAACGAGATGTGGACACTGATGCGTCGACTTGCCTGAGGTAAATGAAATGCTACGTGAGTTTTTATTGACATCTTTCCATGGTCAAAACACTGATTGAGTGATTACACGAGGTACTTGAGAAGTTCATTCATGTTTCTTTCGTGTTAAAACTAGTACCGTAGTAAAGATGAAGGGATGatcacactcactcacgctcAGCACTGCCGTTAGAACTGAGGTGTTTATACAGCGATCTGtataaattgtttatataaatactttCCTAAAGGATACAACAATGTATGTTGGGAGGACAATTAAAATTTCACTTTCTCACCACACAAAACAAATCCTCATTGTTGAGCCCAGCTCTCAGTCATGCAGAAATACACTTCACAACATAACACACAATAACAAAATGGGTAGAGTATGTCTCCAGGGCAAACCAGtgtcaaacatttacatttaaagcccTCTGGCGCTTTGAGAGTCCTCTTGGTTCTACAAGGGCACTTTTTCAGTCAACAGACTCCCATGATTCAGCAGTCATCGGACATTGGTTTGCCCTGCTCATGCACGCACTCACAGATCCAGATGCTGAGATGGCTGAAACACCCTCCCTTCCCGCCCCAAACTCAGATGTGCATGCACTACACTTAATGTGTCATTGGACCACAATCATTAGAGGAAAAGTCATTAAGAAGTGAAAGAAGgtgggagagagacagacaggcaaaTTGATTTCTGGAGTGAGGGCTTCTGCTTTGCTGCGTTCCACATTTGATCTAGTGTGTCTGATTCATGTGAGATCAAACCATGCATATGTGCATTTTGCCTTGAGTGTGTGCATTCATTTAAAGCTGTACACAATAATCAGGCAGTCAGCCTGCAACTGAATAAACAGCTTGCATTTCACTCCAAATCACTGACCTCCAATTAGatgatacataaaaaaacaatatattccttaacacagctaaataaataaatatgaataatttttttaactaatcaAACTGTTTAATCAATTAAACTTGATCAGTGAATAATTGCGTGTATAAAAAAGCTgaagaaaaattttttttcaatacacAACATCCATTACATTCATCAAATGTTGTGAAACCGTTCACAGCACAACAGTCAAAAGAATTGAGCTGTATTCACCTCACTCACCAGCTCCAGCTCTTCATCTGTCTGCGAGTCCAcaaacaaatagaaaacagaGATTACAACTCCAACACACATGGTCTGTTATTACCTTATTTGGAAGGGTCATGAACAATAATGTcgagctctgctctgattggttcttTCACAGTGTGGCTCATTTCAGTAGTTCACACAGCAAACAGATCTCTACTGTCTGGCGTGATTGTGAATGATGGAGAGATTAGGCATCCAACAGGCATCAGACGAAGATACAGATTTTGAATGATTTTGCAAGTCTCTGTGTTGCCAGATCCAGATGTAATTAGCATTTTTGGACTtgtcttttacactttttttttcacttcttttgACACTTTGAAATCAAAATCTTTATCTTATCTTAATTGCAAACGATTAGAAAAATAgtcagtatattttatatatatatatttatttgtgcaggtcCGGCTGGCCTAGAACAAGGGCTGTACACGTTATGCAAATGTTGGGGGCGTAAACATTAATGAGCTCTTATTATACAACTTTGCCAAGGTAAATACAGTTTTCCATTCTATGGCAACTTTAATATTTGGTATGTCCACCTTTTGCAGCAATTACAGCAGCACATATCTCTGGCACGTTGTCAGTGTATTTCCTTAGAGCTTCAAGGCTAATGTTATCCCATGCCTTCTGCAACTCAAGCTACAGTAAAGGTTTTCCTTTCAATGCAAAATAGATCTGTCCAGATTATTTTCCAACCAGATCAAAAAAATAGCTCAATGAGTTTGAGGTCCGAACTTTGAGGATCTTAACACCAGGTGAAAACAGggtcacacacgcacacacgcacacacacacacacacacacaaacactgagagcagacagacagacatgtatGAATCTGCTCAGTGTATCTGACAGCTTTAACCCCCCCCACCCCATGGTCCATGTGAGAAATCCTTGTGTAGGATCAAATTGAGAGCCTAGACCTACTCCCATCTCTAACATTAGCCATCATAAGTTGTAATATGGAACAGCTTTGAGATTTGATGATGTTAGGAGCACTGAGGCTCCTGTAGAGTAATGTGGAAGTGCTCACCAGCTGCATGAGACCCTTGCTCTGGGAGGTGATGACCCGAAGGTCCGGTTTGCGACTGTTCACCATCTGAGTGTTGGCTGGAGGGGGAGATTTAGCCTGCACTCCTTTCCCCATGCTGTTGCCGTTGGAGACTGAGAGGAGTCCTGGGGAGGCCCTGGCACTGACGTAACCATTTGCTATAGAAAGAGAACcaggaaaacacaaaaaaatgtcaacagaaaGCTGGTAATTTTTCCCAAAATCCTTGGTTTCGTTCTCAACCCTAAGAAACGGAATTTCTTGCATTTTTTGACCAAAAAATCTGATCCAAGACATtatcatattttctgttttctgtaattTGTATTGATGGGAAAAACACAATAATTACCCACCAGGGAGAATAATCCTATTATGTCCTCCCTCACCACGGCACATGTGTTTTCTAACACTTACTCCTGCAAACCAAATCCTCTGTTTTTCCGGGATTACAAGCCTATTATGTTGTAATTGGAGGATTAAAAGTTACTGGTTTTTAGGTTGGAGAACTACATTTCTTTCAGGGAGGAAACATACGCAAAAGCAGACGCACACAAGGAAGGGATCAAGGTATCTTACTGGCACCAGTTCACCCTGTTCCACGACTTTCTTCCCAGCTTGGTTattgaaatattgtttttttctcaattttatgATGCTGTAGCACATGTAATGTTTGATCTGATAAGTAGTCACACTCAAGGGCAGTGTTTCCAGAGGAAGGCAGAGTATGTTATGATGTGTGTTTCAGAGaaaggctgagagagagagagagagactggggaCTTTCCCAATGTTTTCCCACATTCTGAAACTGAATAACTCTATTCTCTCAGCACGACATGAACGTCACTTGCTAGTGCTATGGTAACACACTGAAGTCTCAGCTGAACAGAAATATTCAAAAATTATACTACAAATATTTTTAGCAATGCTATTTTAACACGCGGCTGTAGGAGAGACAGGGTTGGTTGGCTAGAAGAGTTGGATGGCACTGGATATATTTTTGGTNNNNNNNNNNNNNNNNNNNNNNNNNNNNNNNNNNNNNNNNNNNNNNNNNNNNNNNNNNNNNNNNNNNNNNNNNNNNNNNNNNNNNNNNNNNNNNNNNNNNAATAAAAATTTTATCTATTGGACTCAGAATACCTTGagacaccctggcaaccaccacTCTAGAAATCTAGAAGTCTGGTTAAATATGAAGTGTTTAGCAATCAAAAAGAAC is a window of Carassius auratus strain Wakin chromosome 16, ASM336829v1, whole genome shotgun sequence DNA encoding:
- the LOC113116626 gene encoding myocyte-specific enhancer factor 2D homolog isoform X6; its protein translation is MIMSWIRFFGQKMQEIPFLRVENETKDFGKNYQLSVDIFLCFPGSLSIANGYVSARASPGLLSVSNGNSMGKGVQAKSPPPANTQMVNSRKPDLRVITSQSKGLMQLTDEELELVSENAQRLGASQVTQPLTTPVVSVATPSLLTPFSMPTAYNTEYQLTSADLTVLQAFTPSGALLPGNMTTWQQQQQPSISQQQQQQPSLSQQQQQQQQQQQQLTLASLSNLVPVGTLPHGATLTVNTNPNICIKSEPVSPNRDRSTPSSTAGATGGISGLTVSQYPATLRLEPTGRSPVDSISSNGSSYEGSDRDDGGQPRPPDFSSASLGLLRASAEQQAQAEQQESANVKRMRLDTWVT
- the LOC113116626 gene encoding myocyte-specific enhancer factor 2D homolog isoform X4, producing the protein MIMSWIRFFGQKMQEIPFLRVENETKDFGKNYQLSVDIFLCFPGSLSIANGYVSARASPGLLSVSNGNSMGKGVQAKSPPPANTQMVNSRKPDLRVITSQSKGLMQLTDEELELVSENAQRLGASQVTQPLTTPVVSVATPSLLTPFSMPTAYNTEYQLTSADLTVLQAFTPSGALLPGNMTTWQQQQQPSISQQQQQQPSLSQQQQQQQQQQQQLTLASLSNLVMWGSDKQNGEMAHCISGLAANLRPVGTLPHGATLTVNTNPNICIKSEPVSPNRDRSTPSSTAGATGGISGLTVSQYPATLRLEPTGRSPVDSISSNGSSYEGSDRDDGGQPRPPDFSSASLGLLRASAEQQAQAEQQESANVKRMRLDTWVT
- the LOC113116626 gene encoding myocyte-specific enhancer factor 2D homolog isoform X2 — protein: MIMSWIRFFGQKMQEIPFLRVENETKDFGKNYQLSVDIFLCFPGSLSIANGYVSARASPGLLSVSNGNSMGKGVQAKSPPPANTQMVNSRKPDLRVITSQSKGLMQLTDEELELNAQRLGASQVTQPLTTPVVSVATPSLLTPFSMPTAYNTEYQLTSADLTVLQAFTPSGALLPGNMTTWQQQQQPSISQQQQQQPSLSQQQQQQQQQQQQLTLASLSNLVMWGSDKQNGEMAHCISGLAANLSVTSQGSLLLGREEGISWPVGTLPHGATLTVNTNPNICIKSEPVSPNRDRSTPSSTAGATGGISGLTVSQYPATLRLEPTGRSPVDSISSNGSSYEGSDRDDGGQPRPPDFSSASLGLLRASAEQQAQAEQQESANVKRMRLDTWVT
- the LOC113116626 gene encoding myocyte-specific enhancer factor 2D homolog isoform X7 translates to MIMSWIRFFGQKMQEIPFLRVENETKDFGKNYQLSVDIFLCFPGSLSIANGYVSARASPGLLSVSNGNSMGKGVQAKSPPPANTQMVNSRKPDLRVITSQSKGLMQLNAQRLGASQVTQPLTTPVVSVATPSLLTPFSMPTAYNTEYQLTSADLTVLQAFTPSGALLPGNMTTWQQQQQPSISQQQQQQPSLSQQQQQQQQQQQQLTLASLSNLVPVGTLPHGATLTVNTNPNICIKSEPVSPNRDRSTPSSTAGATGGISGLTVSQYPATLRLEPTGRSPVDSISSNGSSYEGSDRDDGGQPRPPDFSSASLGLLRASAEQQAQAEQQESANVKRMRLDTWVT
- the LOC113116626 gene encoding myocyte-specific enhancer factor 2D homolog isoform X1, translating into MIMSWIRFFGQKMQEIPFLRVENETKDFGKNYQLSVDIFLCFPGSLSIANGYVSARASPGLLSVSNGNSMGKGVQAKSPPPANTQMVNSRKPDLRVITSQSKGLMQLTDEELELVSENAQRLGASQVTQPLTTPVVSVATPSLLTPFSMPTAYNTEYQLTSADLTVLQAFTPSGALLPGNMTTWQQQQQPSISQQQQQQPSLSQQQQQQQQQQQQLTLASLSNLVMWGSDKQNGEMAHCISGLAANLSVTSQGSLLLGREEGISWPVGTLPHGATLTVNTNPNICIKSEPVSPNRDRSTPSSTAGATGGISGLTVSQYPATLRLEPTGRSPVDSISSNGSSYEGSDRDDGGQPRPPDFSSASLGLLRASAEQQAQAEQQESANVKRMRLDTWVT
- the LOC113116626 gene encoding myocyte-specific enhancer factor 2D homolog isoform X5, translated to MIMSWIRFFGQKMQEIPFLRVENETKDFGKNYQLSVDIFLCFPGSLSIANGYVSARASPGLLSVSNGNSMGKGVQAKSPPPANTQMVNSRKPDLRVITSQSKGLMQLTDEELELVSENAQRLGASQVTQPLTTPVVSVATPSLLTPFSMPTAYNTEYQLTSADLTVLQAFTPSGALLPGNMTTWQQQQQPSISQQQQQQPSLSQQQQQQQQQQQQLTLASLSNLVVTSQGSLLLGREEGISWPVGTLPHGATLTVNTNPNICIKSEPVSPNRDRSTPSSTAGATGGISGLTVSQYPATLRLEPTGRSPVDSISSNGSSYEGSDRDDGGQPRPPDFSSASLGLLRASAEQQAQAEQQESANVKRMRLDTWVT
- the LOC113116626 gene encoding myocyte-specific enhancer factor 2D homolog isoform X3 — protein: MIMSWIRFFGQKMQEIPFLRVENETKDFGKNYQLSVDIFLCFPGSLSIANGYVSARASPGLLSVSNGNSMGKGVQAKSPPPANTQMVNSRKPDLRVITSQSKGLMQLNAQRLGASQVTQPLTTPVVSVATPSLLTPFSMPTAYNTEYQLTSADLTVLQAFTPSGALLPGNMTTWQQQQQPSISQQQQQQPSLSQQQQQQQQQQQQLTLASLSNLVMWGSDKQNGEMAHCISGLAANLSVTSQGSLLLGREEGISWPVGTLPHGATLTVNTNPNICIKSEPVSPNRDRSTPSSTAGATGGISGLTVSQYPATLRLEPTGRSPVDSISSNGSSYEGSDRDDGGQPRPPDFSSASLGLLRASAEQQAQAEQQESANVKRMRLDTWVT